Proteins from a single region of Spodoptera frugiperda isolate SF20-4 chromosome 8, AGI-APGP_CSIRO_Sfru_2.0, whole genome shotgun sequence:
- the LOC118275281 gene encoding probable Rho GTPase-activating protein CG5521 isoform X3 → MFTKKSHQDVKKSTVKIQDSKKDSATRLKHLKIVLEHFDTDEAKNYFEGNFSHVYFILYDNFIQAENNLRQRVHKAGREELEGALSLLDKVLCLLPELIGKRWQLHSLTRIFSKLLHSGNSQKLRAEAIRYFLLWYQALGDNAPNEVHKMFATLVPGMPEPTLMPIGSPLKPNITANETHGSGDFSIEDIMHHPNFNSAADNAKKVVVEQTPTGIMGKIANVSASIFHDTNALNPVQSVEIQPLLPPSANEKAVDNETKYFFDILLDGMATSVTKIQWRDRCHTKAMRCFAFLLEKFKIYYLPVICPQFNVKNSLYKPNLELPVQHNILEDDYVLCRVTLIKWVASYAHFMKKQGSDGGQPSSMTSTGSHMPHSNTPTPATSLHHEEETSFTVGHPSDSSRASSHDSASNTPHPSLESGSGVFEELSSELVVRDVLCCSSREHVDFTIEVLRQAFLLPFSHAAAVRRVIALYKDWIQMNVAEMPPFLMENTFEQQGGGEPAIPPRRLRNDSYLGAVGRDNIMVRAGLQNVLQIFMTQAANVFLASASPVAPPGALNQQQLLEEQTDTCKRVLNIYRYMVMHVAMDANTWEQLLLVLLQITSLVLTKVPPKRKQESLGGFLAPALFQTLIVTWIKANLNVAVKPELWQNFMELLTRLTHWEDLIKEWAKTMETLTRVLARHVYSLDLSESSAERGRGGRRLPPAPAPPRPALAHHAAIALSTHTTRTPGKSPKSGHEPHPRKETSTRRQLTRSRSDPHLGKQIQTHTETKEPTNDKTRRWYSLDSLRNSSQHEERDSASGSRSPSPAPSSGVESSSIKDSPLQIDLASDGGNVVGSLDIGLPEWTENESGESLGGAGGGEGVGVVMGGRARGWLPDVAAVLWRRMLAALGDPNLLRDPHAHANLYNYLIHLNSTLLKISANQTLNGNTEIHVPFNLVAGWCLEAEALPPSHRAGKLLALRLLCESTQAQGPGAPSSCNNRLHLAHLHLYQRALHHGLTGEDRSVVDVLVEHAAPRYLSLALDGYSLLLLDFVHASTVVLNSSDMGPSCPRTAAVTFLGSLLSLPDGLMNAPMLQPYPHQYNTVSCPDLKEHVLNIVVRVCRREGGAAARCAGACALTAHVCHLLDTRATAPRLPSYVTCLLQMLMMKNKNIAKVVSDCVLALADYTDRIVELYPGLAGKIIKWICACLAQISPSSSRDSVKPLAGSLLLCLAEFAVRCGPTYLMQEKDGDQTLLLMIFKVLYAVMKGTNGSDIEGLSLPVDEDFDPNIQLDNLGPKTTPASTIDVKLWAQTICTQLVLFLGHWPLWTGWQVSSSVCEQHDSPALGGELGPAVLAAPHLQMLRLSDSTLASFIELPALDMPAATTPGLMTSDKQARVLLRDIAGKACWDASALYYDPSVTSTETIEPLELPDTDECPRDNTLSSLPPPLPPDLLPDYKNCPPDKHQLDHVLAYIGHTSPEVVCGRRLDEAGPSPLPPGAEDELVATLVAHRNSERHYLATRDSTSCSYEEDEAPLSAAGVGARPFGVCRALAAQLGTLAPARRTHAHLLRRTDRLLRDLRNLDAQRCRETHKVAVIYVGKGQENRNEILSNRCGSPAYEAFLAALAWEVELESHVGFTGGLRGGGGGGVSAPYVATLTLEALFHVATRMPADTPDAILNKTRHLGNDEVHVVWSEHWRPYKRDTLPTQFCDVLIVLYPLPGGLLRCTVSRKPDVVAFGPLWEECVVRVGCAAALVRAAACCGGRAVRAGLPLYLHAYTERARELAALVAAHSLPTTFEAFVERMRDPVPAGPASHDQGTGRLAAALLDHGASGWSGGGDNHGVSPRPSKRLGPFKRPPQAAAPGPHTAPPLSGPPPLSGPTLLSGPPPLTAPAPGSRRNR, encoded by the exons ATGTTTACCAAGAAATCTCACCAGGATGTTAAGAAATCAACGGTTAAAATACAAGACTCGAAAAAGGATTCAGCAACCCGattaaaacacttaaaaatCGTTTTAG aaCATTTTGACACAGATGAAGCAAAAAATTATTTTGAAGGCAACTTCAGTCATGTATACTTCATACTATATGACAACTTCATCCAGGCTGAAAATAATTTACGACAACGAG TACATAAGGCAGGCAGAGAGGAGCTAGAAGGGGCATTGTCCCTTCTAGACAAAGTACTATGCCTTCTGCCGGAGCTGATCGGGAAAAGATGGCAGTTACACTCATTGACGAGAATATTTTCGAAACTCCTCCATAGCGGGAACTCGCAGAAACTGAGAGCAGAGGCTATAAG ATACTTCCTGCTGTGGTATCAGGCGCTTGGTGACAATGCTCCGAATGAAGTACATAAAATGTTCGCCACTCTCGTGCCCGGCATGCCTGAACCCACCCTAATGCCAATCGGATCTCCTCTGAAACCAAATATTACGGCAAACGAGACCCATGGCTCCGGGGACTTCAGTATAGAGGATATAATGCACCATCCCAACTTCAACTCCGCAGCAGACAATGCTAAAAAGGTCGTGGTTGAACAAACTCCTACAGGAATTATGGGGAAGATAGCCAATGTATCAGCTTCAATATTCCACGACACCAACGCTCTAAACCCAGTCCAAAGTGTAGAGATCCAACCGCTCCTGCCACCAAGTGCCAATGAAAAGGCTGTtgacaatgaaacaaaatatttcttcgATATACTCCTCGATGGAATGGCCACGTCCGTCACGAAGATCCAGTGGAGGGACAGATGTCACACGAAGGCAATGAGATGTTTCGCATTTCTGTTGGAGaaatttaagatttattatttgcCTGTTATCTGTCCACAGTTTAATGTCAAAAATTCGTTGTATAAACCTaatttag AACTGCCAGTCCAACACAACATACTAGAAGACGACTACGTGCTATGCAGAGTAACGTTAATCAAATGGGTAGCAAGTTACGCGCATTTCATGAAGAAGCAAGGCAGTGACGGTGGTCAGCCTTCTTCCATGACCAGCACCGGGTCTCACATGCCCCACTCGAATACTCCTACACCTGCAACTTCGCTACACCATGAGGAAGAAACCTCTTTCACTGTTGGACATCCCTCGGATTCCAGCAGAGCATCGTCTCATGATTCCGCGTCCAATACTCCGCATCCTAGCTTGGAGTCAG GTTCTGGTGTATTTGAAGAGCTAAGTTCGGAGCTAGTAGTGCGTGACGTGCTGTGTTGTTCGTCGCGGGAGCATGTTGACTTCACTATCGAAGTGTTGAGACAAGCCTTCCTACTGCCTTTCTCGCACGCCGCCGCTGTTAGACGCGTCATCGCTTTGTATAAGGATTGGATACAGATGAAC GTGGCAGAAATGCCCCCGTTCCTGATGGAGAACACGTTCGAGCAGCAGGGCGGCGGGGAGCCCGCGATACCGCCGCGGCGCCTGCGCAACGACTCCTACCTCGGTGCTGTTGGACGGGACAATATCATGGTCCGAGCTGGGTTGCAg AACGTGCTACAAATATTCATGACGCAAGCGGCGAACGTGTTCCTAGCGTCCGCCTCGCCAGTGGCGCCACCTGGTGCCCTCAACCAGCAACAGTTGTTGGAGGAACAAACGGACACGTGCAAGCGAGTGCTGAATATCTACAGATACATGGTCATGCATGTCGCTATGGATGCTAATACTTG GGAGCAGTTACTACTGGTGCTATTGCAGATAACATCATTGGTGCTTACTAAAGTGCCACCGAAACGAAAACAAGAGTCTTTAG GAGGGTTTCTGGCACCGGCTTTGTTCCAAACTCTGATAGTGACATGGATCAAGGCGAATTTGAACGTAGCGGTGAAACCCGAGCTGTGGCAGAACTTCATGGAGCTACTCACGAGGCTTACACACTGGGAGGATCTTATCAAGGAGTGGGCG AAAACCATGGAGACATTGACCCGCGTATTAGCGCGGCACGTGTACTCGCTGGACCTGTCGGAGAGCTCGGCGgagcgcgggcgcggcggccggcgcctgccccccgcgcccgcgccgccccgCCCCGCACTGGCGCACCACGCCGCCATCGCACTCTCTACACACACCACACGCACTCCTG GAAAATCACCGAAATCAGGCCATGAACCGCATCCCCGCAAAGAAACAAGCACACGACGACAACTCACGAGGAGTCGCAGTGACCCGCACTTGGGCAAACAGATTCAGACGCATACGG aaaccAAAGAACCAACCAACGACAAGACAAGGAGATGGTATTCTTTAGATTCTTTACGAAACTCATCGCAACACGAGGAGAGAGATTCGGCCAGTG GGTCACGGTCGCCGTCTCCCGCTCCTTCAAGTGGCGTAGAAAGCAGTTCCATCAAAGATTCTCCACTGCAAATAGACTTGGCGTCAGATGGCGGCAATGTCG TAGGTTCATTGGATATCGGTCTGCCAGAATGGACGGAGAACGAGTCGGGGGAGTCGCTAGGCGGTGCGGGTGGGGGGGAGGGGGTGGGGGTTGTGATGGGGGGGCGGGCGAGGGGGTGGCTGCCTGACGTGGCGGCCGTGCTGTGGCGCCGCATGCTGGCCGCGCTGGGGGACCCCAACCTACTGCGGGACCCGCACGCACACGCCAACCTCTACAACTATCTCATACATCTCAACAGTACGCTGCTCAAG ATAAGTGCGAACCAGACGCTCAATGGGAACACGGAGATCCACGTACCGTTCAACTTGGTGGCGGGCTGGTGTCTCGAGGCCGAGGCGCTGCCTCCCTCGCACAG GGCGGGTAAGCTCCTGGCACTGCGTTTACTATGCGAGTCGACGCAGGCGCAGGGCCCGGGCGCGCCCTCCTCCTGCAACAACCGCCTGCATCTCGCACACCTGCACCTTTACCAACGAGCTCTTCATCATG GTCTAACCGGTGAGGATCGCTCAGTGGTAGACGTGTTGGTGGAGCATGCAGCGCCGCGCTACCTGTCGCTGGCGCTGGACGGCTACTCGTTACTGCTACTGGACTTCGTGCACGCCTCCACTGTCGTACTTAACTCTTCCGATATGGGTCCTTCG TGTCCACGCACAGCGGCGGTGACGTTCCTCGGCTCGCTGCTGTCTCTACCGGACGGGCTGATGAACGCGCCCATGTTGCAGCCCTACCCCCACCAATACAACACCGTATCCTGTCCTGACCTCAAG GAGCACGTGCTAAACATAGTAGTGCGAGTATGTCGCCGTGAGggcggggcggcggcgcggtGCGCGGGCGCATGTGCCCTGACGGCGCACGTCTGCCATCTACTGGACACGCGCGCCACCGCGCCGCGTCTGCCTTCATACGTCACCTGCTTGCTGCAGATGCTTATG ATGAAGAACAAGAACATAGCGAAGGTGGTGAGTGACTGCGTTCTGGCGCTCGCTGACTACACGGACAGGATCGTCGAGCTCTACCCCGGACTAGCTG GTAAAATCATCAAGTGGATATGCGCATGTTTAGCGCAGATCTCgcccagtagttccagagactCGGTGAAGCCTTTAGCTGGTTCTCTATTACTGTGCCTGGCTGAGTTCGCGGTGAGATGTGGACCCACTTACCTGATGCAGGAGAAGGATGGAGACCAGACACTGCTGCTTATGATATTTAAG gTACTATACGCTGTGATGAAAGGCACTAATGGATCTGACATAGAAGGCCTGTCGCTGCCCGTGGACGAGGACTTCGACCCGAACATACAGCTGGACAACCTGGGACCAAAGACAACGCCCGCCTCTACTATAGACGTCAAATTATGGGCACAAACG ATATGCACCCAGCTGGTCCTGTTCCTGGGCCACTGGCCGCTGTGGACCGGCTGGCAGGTGTCGTCGTCGGTGTGCGAGCAACACGACAGCCCGGCGCTGGGCGGCGAGCTGGGGCCCGCCGTGCTGGCCGCGCCGCATCTGCAGATGCTGCGCCTTAGTGACTCTACGCTCGCCTCCTTTATAGAACTGCCCGCCTTGGACATGCCTGCCGCTACCACGCCTG GTCTAATGACATCGGACAAGCAGGCGCGAGTGTTGCTCCGCGACATAGCGGGCAAGGCGTGCTGGGACGCGTCGGCGCTCTACTACGACCCTTCTGTCACCTCTACGGAAACTATAGAACCGCTGGAGTTGCCCGACAC TGATGAATGTCCAAGAGACAACACACTGTCATCTCTCCCGCCGCCACTACCTCCAGACTTGCTACCGGACTACAAGAACTGCCCGCCGGATAAACATCAATTGGACCAT GTACTAGCATACATCGGTCACACATCCCCCGAGGTGGTGTGTGGGCGGAGACTGGACGAGGCCGGCCCGTCCCCCCTACCCCCCGGGGCTGAGGACGAACTGGTGGCCACGCTGGTAGCACATCGGAATAGTGAACGACATTACTTGGCTACTAGGGACAG TACGTCGTGTAGCTACGAAGAGGACGAAGCCCCGCTGAGCGCGGCGGGCGTGGGCGCGCGGCCCTTCGGCGTGTGTCGCGCGCTGGCCGCGCAGCTGGGCACGCTGGCGCCCGCGCGACGGACGCACGCGCATCTACTGCGCCGCACCGACCGACTGCTGCGGGACCTCAGGAACCTGGACGCGCAGAG ATGTCGTGAGACGCACAAAGTGGCCGTGATATACGTAGGCAAAGGCCAGGAGAACCGCAACGAGATCCTCTCCAATAGATGCGGGAGTCCTGCTTACGAAGCCTTCCTTGCTGCGCTGGCGTGGGAG gTAGAGTTGGAGAGCCACGTTGGGTTTACGGGCGGTCTGCGAggcggcgggggcggcgggGTGAGCGCGCCCTACGTGGCCACGCTGACGCTCGAGGCCTTGTTCCACGTCGCTACCAGGATGCCCGCCGACACACCCGATGCTATCCTCAATAAG ACTCGCCACCTGGGTAACGACGAGGTGCACGTGGTGTGGAGCGAGCACTGGCGGCCGTACAAGCGCGACACGTTGCCCACACAGTTCTGTGACGTGCTCATAGTACTGTATCCGCTGCCCGGAGGACTACTGCGCTGCACCGTGTCTAGGAAACCTGAT GTGGTGGCGTTCGGTCCGCTGTGGGAGGAGTGCGTGGTGCGCGTGGGGTGCGCGGCGGCGCTGGTGCGCGCGGCGGCGTGCTGCGGCGGGCGGGCCGTGCGCGCCGGCCTGCCGCTGTACCTGCACGCCTACACGGAGCGCGCGCGCGAGCTGGCCGCGCTCGTGGCCGCGCACTCGCTGCCCACCACCTTCGAGGCCTTCGTCGAGCGCATGCGCGACCCCGTGCCCGCCGGCCCCGCGTCGCACG ATCAAGGCACGGGTCGACTTGCCGCAGCCTTGCTGGACCACGGCGCTAGTGGTTGGAGTGGAGGTGGAGACAACCATGGCGTATCCCCGCGGCCCTCTAAGCGGCTGGGTCCATTCAAGCGGCCCCCCCAGGCTGCGGCCCCCGGCCCCCACACAGCGCCCCCACTGTCAGGGCCACCCCCACTGTCGGGACCGACCCTTCTGTCAGGGCCGCCCCCTCTCACCGCCCCCGCCCCCGGCTCCCGCCGCAACCGGTGA
- the LOC118275281 gene encoding probable Rho GTPase-activating protein CG5521 isoform X5, with product MFTKKSHQDVKKSTVKIQDSKKDSATRLKHLKIVLEHFDTDEAKNYFEGNFSHVYFILYDNFIQAENNLRQRELPFHLVHKAGREELEGALSLLDKVLCLLPELIGKRWQLHSLTRIFSKLLHSGNSQKLRAEAIRYFLLWYQALGDNAPNEVHKMFATLVPGMPEPTLMPIGSPLKPNITANETHGSGDFSIEDIMHHPNFNSAADNAKKVVVEQTPTGIMGKIANVSASIFHDTNALNPVQSVEIQPLLPPSANEKAVDNETKYFFDILLDGMATSVTKIQWRDRCHTKAMRCFAFLLEKFKIYYLPVICPQFNVKNSLYKPNLELPVQHNILEDDYVLCRVTLIKWVASYAHFMKKQGSDGGQPSSMTSTGSHMPHSNTPTPATSLHHEEETSFTVGHPSDSSRASSHDSASNTPHPSLESGSGVFEELSSELVVRDVLCCSSREHVDFTIEVLRQAFLLPFSHAAAVRRVIALYKDWIQMNVAEMPPFLMENTFEQQGGGEPAIPPRRLRNDSYLGAVGRDNIMVRAGLQNVLQIFMTQAANVFLASASPVAPPGALNQQQLLEEQTDTCKRVLNIYRYMVMHVAMDANTWEQLLLVLLQITSLVLTKVPPKRKQESLGGFLAPALFQTLIVTWIKANLNVAVKPELWQNFMELLTRLTHWEDLIKEWAKTMETLTRVLARHVYSLDLSESSAERGRGGRRLPPAPAPPRPALAHHAAIALSTHTTRTPGKSPKSGHEPHPRKETSTRRQLTRSRSDPHLGKQIQTHTETKEPTNDKTRRWYSLDSLRNSSQHEERDSASGSRSPSPAPSSGVESSSIKDSPLQIDLASDGGNVVGSLDIGLPEWTENESGESLGGAGGGEGVGVVMGGRARGWLPDVAAVLWRRMLAALGDPNLLRDPHAHANLYNYLIHLNSTLLKISANQTLNGNTEIHVPFNLVAGWCLEAEALPPSHRAGKLLALRLLCESTQAQGPGAPSSCNNRLHLAHLHLYQRALHHGLTGEDRSVVDVLVEHAAPRYLSLALDGYSLLLLDFVHASTVVLNSSDMGPSCPRTAAVTFLGSLLSLPDGLMNAPMLQPYPHQYNTVSCPDLKEHVLNIVVRVCRREGGAAARCAGACALTAHVCHLLDTRATAPRLPSYVTCLLQMLMMKNKNIAKVVSDCVLALADYTDRIVELYPGLAGKIIKWICACLAQISPSSSRDSVKPLAGSLLLCLAEFAVRCGPTYLMQEKDGDQTLLLMIFKVLYAVMKGTNGSDIEGLSLPVDEDFDPNIQLDNLGPKTTPASTIDVKLWAQTICTQLVLFLGHWPLWTGWQVSSSVCEQHDSPALGGELGPAVLAAPHLQMLRLSDSTLASFIELPALDMPAATTPGLMTSDKQARVLLRDIAGKACWDASALYYDPSVTSTETIEPLELPDTDECPRDNTLSSLPPPLPPDLLPDYKNCPPDKHQLDHVLAYIGHTSPEVVCGRRLDEAGPSPLPPGAEDELVATLVAHRNSERHYLATRDSTSCSYEEDEAPLSAAGVGARPFGVCRALAAQLGTLAPARRTHAHLLRRTDRLLRDLRNLDAQRCRETHKVAVIYVGKGQENRNEILSNRCGSPAYEAFLAALAWEVELESHVGFTGGLRGGGGGGVSAPYVATLTLEALFHVATRMPADTPDAILNKTRHLGNDEVHVVWSEHWRPYKRDTLPTQFCDVLIVLYPLPGGLLRCTVSRKPDVVAFGPLWEECVVRVGCAAALVRAAACCGGRAVRAGLPLYLHAYTERARELAALVAAHSLPTTFEAFVERMRDPVPAGPASHGNPAPVRPTRRLRTKLDPDS from the exons ATGTTTACCAAGAAATCTCACCAGGATGTTAAGAAATCAACGGTTAAAATACAAGACTCGAAAAAGGATTCAGCAACCCGattaaaacacttaaaaatCGTTTTAG aaCATTTTGACACAGATGAAGCAAAAAATTATTTTGAAGGCAACTTCAGTCATGTATACTTCATACTATATGACAACTTCATCCAGGCTGAAAATAATTTACGACAACGAG AACTTCCATTTCATCTCG TACATAAGGCAGGCAGAGAGGAGCTAGAAGGGGCATTGTCCCTTCTAGACAAAGTACTATGCCTTCTGCCGGAGCTGATCGGGAAAAGATGGCAGTTACACTCATTGACGAGAATATTTTCGAAACTCCTCCATAGCGGGAACTCGCAGAAACTGAGAGCAGAGGCTATAAG ATACTTCCTGCTGTGGTATCAGGCGCTTGGTGACAATGCTCCGAATGAAGTACATAAAATGTTCGCCACTCTCGTGCCCGGCATGCCTGAACCCACCCTAATGCCAATCGGATCTCCTCTGAAACCAAATATTACGGCAAACGAGACCCATGGCTCCGGGGACTTCAGTATAGAGGATATAATGCACCATCCCAACTTCAACTCCGCAGCAGACAATGCTAAAAAGGTCGTGGTTGAACAAACTCCTACAGGAATTATGGGGAAGATAGCCAATGTATCAGCTTCAATATTCCACGACACCAACGCTCTAAACCCAGTCCAAAGTGTAGAGATCCAACCGCTCCTGCCACCAAGTGCCAATGAAAAGGCTGTtgacaatgaaacaaaatatttcttcgATATACTCCTCGATGGAATGGCCACGTCCGTCACGAAGATCCAGTGGAGGGACAGATGTCACACGAAGGCAATGAGATGTTTCGCATTTCTGTTGGAGaaatttaagatttattatttgcCTGTTATCTGTCCACAGTTTAATGTCAAAAATTCGTTGTATAAACCTaatttag AACTGCCAGTCCAACACAACATACTAGAAGACGACTACGTGCTATGCAGAGTAACGTTAATCAAATGGGTAGCAAGTTACGCGCATTTCATGAAGAAGCAAGGCAGTGACGGTGGTCAGCCTTCTTCCATGACCAGCACCGGGTCTCACATGCCCCACTCGAATACTCCTACACCTGCAACTTCGCTACACCATGAGGAAGAAACCTCTTTCACTGTTGGACATCCCTCGGATTCCAGCAGAGCATCGTCTCATGATTCCGCGTCCAATACTCCGCATCCTAGCTTGGAGTCAG GTTCTGGTGTATTTGAAGAGCTAAGTTCGGAGCTAGTAGTGCGTGACGTGCTGTGTTGTTCGTCGCGGGAGCATGTTGACTTCACTATCGAAGTGTTGAGACAAGCCTTCCTACTGCCTTTCTCGCACGCCGCCGCTGTTAGACGCGTCATCGCTTTGTATAAGGATTGGATACAGATGAAC GTGGCAGAAATGCCCCCGTTCCTGATGGAGAACACGTTCGAGCAGCAGGGCGGCGGGGAGCCCGCGATACCGCCGCGGCGCCTGCGCAACGACTCCTACCTCGGTGCTGTTGGACGGGACAATATCATGGTCCGAGCTGGGTTGCAg AACGTGCTACAAATATTCATGACGCAAGCGGCGAACGTGTTCCTAGCGTCCGCCTCGCCAGTGGCGCCACCTGGTGCCCTCAACCAGCAACAGTTGTTGGAGGAACAAACGGACACGTGCAAGCGAGTGCTGAATATCTACAGATACATGGTCATGCATGTCGCTATGGATGCTAATACTTG GGAGCAGTTACTACTGGTGCTATTGCAGATAACATCATTGGTGCTTACTAAAGTGCCACCGAAACGAAAACAAGAGTCTTTAG GAGGGTTTCTGGCACCGGCTTTGTTCCAAACTCTGATAGTGACATGGATCAAGGCGAATTTGAACGTAGCGGTGAAACCCGAGCTGTGGCAGAACTTCATGGAGCTACTCACGAGGCTTACACACTGGGAGGATCTTATCAAGGAGTGGGCG AAAACCATGGAGACATTGACCCGCGTATTAGCGCGGCACGTGTACTCGCTGGACCTGTCGGAGAGCTCGGCGgagcgcgggcgcggcggccggcgcctgccccccgcgcccgcgccgccccgCCCCGCACTGGCGCACCACGCCGCCATCGCACTCTCTACACACACCACACGCACTCCTG GAAAATCACCGAAATCAGGCCATGAACCGCATCCCCGCAAAGAAACAAGCACACGACGACAACTCACGAGGAGTCGCAGTGACCCGCACTTGGGCAAACAGATTCAGACGCATACGG aaaccAAAGAACCAACCAACGACAAGACAAGGAGATGGTATTCTTTAGATTCTTTACGAAACTCATCGCAACACGAGGAGAGAGATTCGGCCAGTG GGTCACGGTCGCCGTCTCCCGCTCCTTCAAGTGGCGTAGAAAGCAGTTCCATCAAAGATTCTCCACTGCAAATAGACTTGGCGTCAGATGGCGGCAATGTCG TAGGTTCATTGGATATCGGTCTGCCAGAATGGACGGAGAACGAGTCGGGGGAGTCGCTAGGCGGTGCGGGTGGGGGGGAGGGGGTGGGGGTTGTGATGGGGGGGCGGGCGAGGGGGTGGCTGCCTGACGTGGCGGCCGTGCTGTGGCGCCGCATGCTGGCCGCGCTGGGGGACCCCAACCTACTGCGGGACCCGCACGCACACGCCAACCTCTACAACTATCTCATACATCTCAACAGTACGCTGCTCAAG ATAAGTGCGAACCAGACGCTCAATGGGAACACGGAGATCCACGTACCGTTCAACTTGGTGGCGGGCTGGTGTCTCGAGGCCGAGGCGCTGCCTCCCTCGCACAG GGCGGGTAAGCTCCTGGCACTGCGTTTACTATGCGAGTCGACGCAGGCGCAGGGCCCGGGCGCGCCCTCCTCCTGCAACAACCGCCTGCATCTCGCACACCTGCACCTTTACCAACGAGCTCTTCATCATG GTCTAACCGGTGAGGATCGCTCAGTGGTAGACGTGTTGGTGGAGCATGCAGCGCCGCGCTACCTGTCGCTGGCGCTGGACGGCTACTCGTTACTGCTACTGGACTTCGTGCACGCCTCCACTGTCGTACTTAACTCTTCCGATATGGGTCCTTCG TGTCCACGCACAGCGGCGGTGACGTTCCTCGGCTCGCTGCTGTCTCTACCGGACGGGCTGATGAACGCGCCCATGTTGCAGCCCTACCCCCACCAATACAACACCGTATCCTGTCCTGACCTCAAG GAGCACGTGCTAAACATAGTAGTGCGAGTATGTCGCCGTGAGggcggggcggcggcgcggtGCGCGGGCGCATGTGCCCTGACGGCGCACGTCTGCCATCTACTGGACACGCGCGCCACCGCGCCGCGTCTGCCTTCATACGTCACCTGCTTGCTGCAGATGCTTATG ATGAAGAACAAGAACATAGCGAAGGTGGTGAGTGACTGCGTTCTGGCGCTCGCTGACTACACGGACAGGATCGTCGAGCTCTACCCCGGACTAGCTG GTAAAATCATCAAGTGGATATGCGCATGTTTAGCGCAGATCTCgcccagtagttccagagactCGGTGAAGCCTTTAGCTGGTTCTCTATTACTGTGCCTGGCTGAGTTCGCGGTGAGATGTGGACCCACTTACCTGATGCAGGAGAAGGATGGAGACCAGACACTGCTGCTTATGATATTTAAG gTACTATACGCTGTGATGAAAGGCACTAATGGATCTGACATAGAAGGCCTGTCGCTGCCCGTGGACGAGGACTTCGACCCGAACATACAGCTGGACAACCTGGGACCAAAGACAACGCCCGCCTCTACTATAGACGTCAAATTATGGGCACAAACG ATATGCACCCAGCTGGTCCTGTTCCTGGGCCACTGGCCGCTGTGGACCGGCTGGCAGGTGTCGTCGTCGGTGTGCGAGCAACACGACAGCCCGGCGCTGGGCGGCGAGCTGGGGCCCGCCGTGCTGGCCGCGCCGCATCTGCAGATGCTGCGCCTTAGTGACTCTACGCTCGCCTCCTTTATAGAACTGCCCGCCTTGGACATGCCTGCCGCTACCACGCCTG GTCTAATGACATCGGACAAGCAGGCGCGAGTGTTGCTCCGCGACATAGCGGGCAAGGCGTGCTGGGACGCGTCGGCGCTCTACTACGACCCTTCTGTCACCTCTACGGAAACTATAGAACCGCTGGAGTTGCCCGACAC TGATGAATGTCCAAGAGACAACACACTGTCATCTCTCCCGCCGCCACTACCTCCAGACTTGCTACCGGACTACAAGAACTGCCCGCCGGATAAACATCAATTGGACCAT GTACTAGCATACATCGGTCACACATCCCCCGAGGTGGTGTGTGGGCGGAGACTGGACGAGGCCGGCCCGTCCCCCCTACCCCCCGGGGCTGAGGACGAACTGGTGGCCACGCTGGTAGCACATCGGAATAGTGAACGACATTACTTGGCTACTAGGGACAG TACGTCGTGTAGCTACGAAGAGGACGAAGCCCCGCTGAGCGCGGCGGGCGTGGGCGCGCGGCCCTTCGGCGTGTGTCGCGCGCTGGCCGCGCAGCTGGGCACGCTGGCGCCCGCGCGACGGACGCACGCGCATCTACTGCGCCGCACCGACCGACTGCTGCGGGACCTCAGGAACCTGGACGCGCAGAG ATGTCGTGAGACGCACAAAGTGGCCGTGATATACGTAGGCAAAGGCCAGGAGAACCGCAACGAGATCCTCTCCAATAGATGCGGGAGTCCTGCTTACGAAGCCTTCCTTGCTGCGCTGGCGTGGGAG gTAGAGTTGGAGAGCCACGTTGGGTTTACGGGCGGTCTGCGAggcggcgggggcggcgggGTGAGCGCGCCCTACGTGGCCACGCTGACGCTCGAGGCCTTGTTCCACGTCGCTACCAGGATGCCCGCCGACACACCCGATGCTATCCTCAATAAG ACTCGCCACCTGGGTAACGACGAGGTGCACGTGGTGTGGAGCGAGCACTGGCGGCCGTACAAGCGCGACACGTTGCCCACACAGTTCTGTGACGTGCTCATAGTACTGTATCCGCTGCCCGGAGGACTACTGCGCTGCACCGTGTCTAGGAAACCTGAT GTGGTGGCGTTCGGTCCGCTGTGGGAGGAGTGCGTGGTGCGCGTGGGGTGCGCGGCGGCGCTGGTGCGCGCGGCGGCGTGCTGCGGCGGGCGGGCCGTGCGCGCCGGCCTGCCGCTGTACCTGCACGCCTACACGGAGCGCGCGCGCGAGCTGGCCGCGCTCGTGGCCGCGCACTCGCTGCCCACCACCTTCGAGGCCTTCGTCGAGCGCATGCGCGACCCCGTGCCCGCCGGCCCCGCGTCGCACGGTAATCCCGCCCCCGTCCGGCCCACGCGCCGCCTCCGCACTAAACTTGACCCGGACTCGTAA